One Brassica napus cultivar Da-Ae chromosome C2, Da-Ae, whole genome shotgun sequence DNA window includes the following coding sequences:
- the LOC106393399 gene encoding ankyrin repeat-containing protein BDA1-like: MNERSSTSIQDENIYEKLKVAAQDGNIERLYGLIAVDPNVLGHSDKVPFCETPLNIAIEAGQTHFSMELMILKPSLSSKLNVSGFSQMHLALQNNYSRMVRGFIAIINSLVRIKGRGRVTPLHHVARIGDAELLSEFLFSCPSIEDLTIKCETPVHVAVENHQWMTFKVLLGWLKRVMKLLHKTVKVNAKNFCGKTAMDILQTYQSPCYPEARDFFQTRKKD, from the exons ATGAATGAGAGGTCTAGTACTAGCATTCAAGATGAAAATATCTATGAGAAATTGAAGGTGGCGGCTCAAGATGGGAATATTGAAAGACTATACGGGTTGATTGCCGTAGATCCAAACGTTCTAGGTCACTCTGATAAAGTGCCATTTTGTGAGACACCACTAAACATTGCAATTGAAGCAGGGCAAACTCATTTTTCCATGGAACTAATGATCCTGAAGCCATCACTTTCTTCAAAGCTTAACGTGTCAGGTTTCAGCCAGATGCATTTAGCTCTGCAAAACAACTACAGCCGAATGGTGAGAGGGTTTATAGCAATCATCAACAGCTTAGTCAGAATCAAGGGAAGAGGAAGGGTTACTCCTTTGCATCACGTAGCTCGAATAGGTGATGCAGAGTTGTTGAGTGAGTTCTTGTTTTCTTGTCCTTCCATAGAAGATTTGACGATTAAGTGTGAAACACCTGTGCACGTTGCCGTGGAGAACCACCAGTGGATGACGTTTAAGGTTCTGTTGGGATGGCTTAAGAGA GTGATGAAGTTGCTGCACAAAACCGTTAAAGTAAACGCCAAGAACTTCTGTGGCAAAACCGCAATGGACATACTCCAAACTTACCAATCTCCTTGTTACCCTGAAGCAAGAGACTTCTTCCAAACGCGAAAGAAAGACTAG